The Scophthalmus maximus strain ysfricsl-2021 chromosome 14, ASM2237912v1, whole genome shotgun sequence region AACCATCGGTGGAAAGGTCAGGGTGAGACGGAATCATCAGTCATCTACTGTGTCAGGACAATCGACAGCTGATGTAATTTCCTCATTTTATTATAAGTTAAAATGTTGGACAAATAAAATTTCTTCATATTGACTAATCAACTAATTGTTGCAGTTCTCGACCAAAGTATTTGGAACAACCTGTAAGACAAAACCTGTTATaacaaagagcaaaagaaacaaaactaaaaacactgaCTGTTCCCAGAGCTCGAGGGGGAACTTCCAAACAAACTATTTTAAACTGCCAATTATTTCAAATCCACGACGACACCGGTGAGCTCACCTTACTGTGACCGGGGTCGTGAGCGATCTCCGAGGTTACCATGGCGTAGTGGTCCAGCTGCCAGGAGGCCTTGCCCACGCTGAGGATCTGCTCCAGGGAGGcgttggggggcggggggcactGCGACAGGCCCGAGATGACCTGGGCCAACGGGACCGGgatctgctcctgctgctgccgcttgTGGTTCATCACCTGGAAGGACGAAACCATGGGCTCCGCCCccccgtgctgctgctgctgccctctcCGCCCGAACAAACCGTTCCCGCCTAGGGCGTAATCTGCATTCTCAATACCGGACATACTGTAATCCATGCTAGAGTCTAGTGAGGTGCTCGTAAGAGGTTTTTGGCTGTTATCAAGGCAGGGGTTGCCGGACAGACTCTCGCTGAAGCCATAGTCCTGCCACTGGGATTTGCCCGCCGCGTGCTCTGTGCCGGAGACGCCGCTCAGTCCGTTGAGGTTGGCTGCCTTCTGTTTGGCGTGGCACTGCTGTGAGAGCTGGTTGTTCTGCAtcctgggctgctgctgctgctgaaggaagTGTTGATGTGTCTGATCCCCCTCCGAGGCCTTGCCGTTGAAAACAGTCTGCTGTGTGTTAAAGTGTCCCAGTTGTATCCCCGCAGTGACCAGAATGTCTTGGGCCACCCATTGACCGTTGGCGAGGGATTGACTTTGCCCAAGCAGCTCTCCGTTAACTATGGTGGCGGTCAGGCGATCGCTCTGCTGCTGGCCCCAGTCGTGCGCCGCTTTCGCCGTTCGCATGTTCAggtgctgctgcatctgctgcgACAGCTGGAGGATCGGCGCCTGCCCCACCAGGGGAGGCTTGTGCTGAGAGAACTGCATTTGCAAACTAGTGTCAGAGGAGGGGTTGCTTTGAGGAAGTGACAACGTCGTGGCCGTCGCCGAGGGCGTGCTCGGAGGTGCCTGTCCAACTCCGTGCTCTGAGGAATCGATCTTTCCCTCGATGGAGTCGTAGATGTACGAGAGGATCTCGTCGTTCGTCAGCAGGTCGTCCAGAGTGGGCACGCGCTCGGGGTCCATCTCGACTCGGATCATCCGCTCGTCGAGCAGAAGCAGCTCCAGGTCCTCCGCGCTAAGCCCCAACCCCTCCAGAGCGCCGAACAGGTCGCCGTTCGAACAGCCCCCCTCCTCTGCGTCCACCACACCCTGGCCCTCCAAGGAGAGGGAGTCCAGCGTGGCCAGCAGCGGATCGAAGCTCGTGTTCGGCTCCGCGATGCCCGGACCCACCACACCGTTGCTCGGCTCGTCCCAGCTCCTGTGCAGGCCGGAGGGTTCCGAGTCGGAGAAGCCCATTTGCTCTCCGAAGAAGCTGTGGAAGGACATCTTGGGCTCCAGGGCGGGCTGACAGACGTACACCGACTCGTCCTGACTCATGAGCGCCCCCAGGAGGGAGCCGGGGTCCAGGCCGTCCCTCACCAGCCTCTCAGTCCGGCTCTTCTTTGATTTGCTGCCGTTTTTCTCGTGGCCTCCGTCTCCGAAGGCTGCGATGGGATGGTTGGACTGGTAGAGCAGAGCCTCACCGGTGGCATAGGTGAACGGTAGATGCATGGAGCGCTTACGCAggttttctcccccctcttcgTCCCTACAATGACAGAGAAAACATGATTATTATCATCTGGAGTCCTCGGATGGAGGATTTGGTACTTACCCACTTTCCCAGTCAcacataatttaaaatgtaaaatgtaaaatgtgaaattaaaagaaTGCTTTCTTCTGGAGATGAACCAGATTCATGAGAAGGTAAGAGAGGTTCTGTTTATCTATGAACACAACGTGAAGGCGACGGGGAACGTACAAGAGAGGCCTCTGGGTGGCGATGATGTAGTCCGGTTTGCCGTTCTTGTACACCAGTCGGGCGTTAGCCTGGACCCATTTCCAGCGGTTCTCCTTGGTGAGGAGCCGGAACACGGTCAGACCACTCTCCCCCGTCTTCATCACTGCGAACAGAGAATAGAATTAaaatagaacagaaacacagtcgGGAGGACTATGAACCATCATGAAAGCACCTGTAATGACGCCTTCACACCAAACCTTAAGCGACAAAGATGCAAGTGCGCGATTTTGCGTCACTTTCCTGCGGGTCATGCCCCAAACCCCTGCACACaatgtcatggaaatcagttctgtagtttttgtgaaCTCCTTCTGacggacagacaaacaaacgccaATGAAGACACCAGAACTCAATAGAGAaatacctccaccaaggtcTAACTgtctccttaaattcaatcaagctgcaccaaactGAACTCACTAATAGACATCAGTCCCTTc contains the following coding sequences:
- the LOC118283127 gene encoding aryl hydrocarbon receptor-like encodes the protein MYAGRKRRKPVQRAVKQAPTEGAKSNPSKRHRDRLNGELERLASLLPFPEEVTASLDKLSILRLSVSYLRAKNFFSVALTSRSGATPAGGSDGNSKAAGAADAKIPEGELLLQALNGFVMVITASGTIFFSSHTIQDYLGFHQTDVMHQSVYELVHTEDQQELRRNLHWALNPPAAAAPAVTQDSPQEMEPDSGSALVTYKPEQLPPENSSFLERSFMCRFRCLLDNSSGFLALNIQGRLKFLHGQNQRQENGGKAPPQLALFAIATPLQPPSILEIRTKNMIFRTKHKLDFTPLACDAKGKIVLGYTEAELRVRGSGYQFIHAADMLYCAENHVRMMKTGESGLTVFRLLTKENRWKWVQANARLVYKNGKPDYIIATQRPLLDEEGGENLRKRSMHLPFTYATGEALLYQSNHPIAAFGDGGHEKNGSKSKKSRTERLVRDGLDPGSLLGALMSQDESVYVCQPALEPKMSFHSFFGEQMGFSDSEPSGLHRSWDEPSNGVVGPGIAEPNTSFDPLLATLDSLSLEGQGVVDAEEGGCSNGDLFGALEGLGLSAEDLELLLLDERMIRVEMDPERVPTLDDLLTNDEILSYIYDSIEGKIDSSEHGVGQAPPSTPSATATTLSLPQSNPSSDTSLQMQFSQHKPPLVGQAPILQLSQQMQQHLNMRTAKAAHDWGQQQSDRLTATIVNGELLGQSQSLANGQWVAQDILVTAGIQLGHFNTQQTVFNGKASEGDQTHQHFLQQQQQPRMQNNQLSQQCHAKQKAANLNGLSGVSGTEHAAGKSQWQDYGFSESLSGNPCLDNSQKPLTSTSLDSSMDYSMSGIENADYALGGNGLFGRRGQQQQHGGAEPMVSSFQVMNHKRQQQEQIPVPLAQVISGLSQCPPPPNASLEQILSVGKASWQLDHYAMVTSEIAHDPGHSKMENGCILNSAYPGGCALPNGNGPAAPPAVQMPGPEALSGLPDPPATGFYL